One window from the genome of Nicotiana sylvestris chromosome 9, ASM39365v2, whole genome shotgun sequence encodes:
- the LOC138877821 gene encoding uncharacterized protein: MDELIGNLKTYELTKKDSERREPKKEKNLVLKVESSDSSNEDSDMAYLTKRFQKIIRRNSVYQRGAVQVRSNTNKILTKQQKRNLVPDKQFNQKSAADNIVKQVLDAWRDSSSESEREPDAENSSMMAVETEAMKYDSLLALMAQSCPGLGRDKSDEDEEDEDDEVNFRNVQRNLKSYSSKKLRTLTNVLIDAYYSLDNDKEILTIELREAEQSRDDLVVCVVDLNETISNLEKEKEAINEKITSVENERDDLMVVVVDLKETIEGLSNEKHILEENILATDQERDDFLVIITDLEETIEGLNREHGTVSLGKGKEVASETHIKLEHELNDVKTSICDVVTAMYLNNSGNRQRIGFQREKTPYNSHRKDITVPDNWLCTHCGNNGHFKENCQARVQFVQKNKVFTDKVTTNKGTSASHKK, translated from the exons atggatgagttgattggtaatctgaagacatacgagttaacaaaaaaagacagtgaaaggagagagccgaagaaggaaaagaacctggtactcaaggttgaaagcagtgactcaAGTAATGAAGATAGTgatatggcctatcttactaaaagatttcaaaagatAATTCGAAGAAATAGCGTATACCAAAGAGGGGCAGTTCAAGTAAG GAGCAATACAAACAAAATCCTGACAAAGCAGCaaaaaaggaacctggttccagacAAACAATTCAATCAAAAAAGTGCAGCTGACAATATTGTGAAGCAGGTTCTTGATGCTTGGAGAGACTCCTCCAGTGAATCAGAAAGGGAACCAGATGCAGAAaacagttccatgatggcagtggaaactgaagcaatGAAGTATGATTCATTGTTAGCATTGATGGCTCAGTctt gcccaggtttggggcgtgacaagtctgatgaggatgaagaagatgaagatgatgaggtaaatttcaggaatgttcagagaaatctaaaatcctactcttctaagaagtTAAGGACATTAACAAATGTTCTAATTGATGCTTATTATAGCCTTGAtaatgataaggagatcctgaccATAGAACTACGAGAagctgaacaatctagagatgatctggtggtctgtgtagtggaccTAAATGAGACTATATCTAAtctcgaaaaagaaaaagaagctataaatgaaaaaataactagtgtagaaaatgagagagatgacctgATGGTAGTGGTTGTTGACTTGAAGGAAACAATAGAAGGTCTCAGCAATGAGAAACACATTCTAGAAGAAAACATTTTAGCCACTGATCAAGAGAGGGATGATTTTTTAGTGATAATCACTGActtagaggaaaccattgagggactcaatagagaacatgGGACTGTGAGTCTTGGGAAAGGAAAGGAAGTAGCTAGTGAGACACACATCAAgcttgaacatgaattaaatgatgtgaAAACTAGTATATGTG atgttgTCACTGCCATGTATTTGAATAATAGTGGAAACAGGCAGAgaatcgggttccaaagggagaaaactccttacaactcTCACAGGAAGGACATCACTGTTCCTGATAACTGGCTGTGTACACATTGTGGGAACAATGGacacttcaaagaaaattgtcaGGCTAGGGTTCAATTTGTTCAaaaaaacaaagtgtttactgACAAAGTGACTACTAACAAGGGAACAAGTGCCAGTCACAAGAAATGA